A window of Citrus sinensis cultivar Valencia sweet orange chromosome 7, DVS_A1.0, whole genome shotgun sequence contains these coding sequences:
- the LOC102607671 gene encoding vacuolar protein sorting-associated protein 20 homolog 1-like, producing MGNLFVKKPKITDVDRAILSLKTQRRKLAQYQQQLDAVIEAEKQAARDLIRQKRKDRALLALKKKKAQEELLKQVDGWLINVEQQLADIELASKQKAVFESLKSGTNAIKAIQSEINLEDVQKLMDDTEEAKAYQDEINAILGEKLSAEDEEEILAEFDNLEAQLAVQEMPEVPTEGPSEEQEKLDLPNVPTKVPVASRVVADDAEIAPAEASTKRRVMEEPLPA from the exons atggGAAATTTGTTTGTGAAGAAACCGAAGATCACAGATGTGGATCGAGCGATTCTGTCTCTAAAGACCCAGCGACGCAAGCTAGCTCAGTATCAACAGCAG CTTGATGCTGTCATTGAAGCAGAAAAGCAAGCTGCTAGAGACTTGATTCGTCAGAAGAGAAAGGATAGGGCGTTGTTAgcattgaagaagaaaaaagcacAGGAAGAATTATTGAAACAGGTTGATGGCTGGCTCATTAATGTTGAGCAACAA TTGGCAGATATTGAATTAGCGAGCAAGCAGAAAGCTGTATTTGAGAGTTTGAAGTCAGGTACTAATGCCATTAAGGCAATACAAAGTGAGATAAACCTGGAGGACGTTCAAAAGTTAATGGATGATACTGAAGAAGCTAAGGCTTATCAGGAT GAAATTAATGCAATATTGGGTGAGAAATTATCAGCAGAAGATGAAGAGGAGATTTTGGCAGAATTTGACAACTTGGAAGCTCAG CTTGCAGTTCAAGAAATGCCAGAAGTGCCAACTGAAGGACCATCCGAAGAACAAGAGAAGTTGGATCTTCCTAATGTTCCAACCAAAGTTCCTGTTGCTTCCCGTGTGGTTGCAGATGATGCTGAAATTGCTCCAGCTGAAGCCTCCACAAAGAGAAGag TTATGGAGGAGCCGTTGCCGGCATAA